One region of Duncaniella freteri genomic DNA includes:
- the prfA gene encoding peptide chain release factor 1 codes for MADNSLLMRLDGIESRFEEVSTLITDPSVIQDMKRYVRLTKEYKDLERLTAVTRRYRSLLGNIDEAREVLDSESDPELRQMAKDELDEATESLPALEEEIKLLLVPADPEDSKNVVLEIRGGTGGDEAAIFAGDLFKMYSKYCESKGWNVAVTSCSEGAAGGYKEIVVSVTGDNVYGTMKYESGVHRVQRVPATETQGRVHTSAATVAVLPEAEPFDVEINEGEIKWDTFRSGGAGGQNVNKVESGVRLRYMWRNPNTGETEEILIECTETRDQPKNKERALSRLRTFIYDKEHQKYIDDIASRRKTMVSTGDRSAKIRTYNYPQGRITDHRINYTIYNLQAFMDGDIQDVIDQLTIAENAEKLKAAEL; via the coding sequence ATGGCTGACAATTCATTATTGATGCGGTTGGATGGCATCGAATCAAGGTTTGAGGAGGTGAGCACACTCATCACTGATCCTTCTGTGATTCAGGACATGAAGCGTTATGTGCGTCTCACCAAGGAGTACAAGGACCTTGAGAGGCTTACCGCTGTGACTCGCCGCTACCGTTCCCTCCTGGGCAATATCGACGAAGCACGTGAGGTACTTGACTCAGAGTCCGATCCGGAGCTGCGTCAGATGGCGAAGGATGAGCTTGATGAGGCCACCGAGTCATTGCCTGCTCTTGAGGAGGAGATCAAGCTCCTGCTTGTGCCTGCCGATCCGGAGGACTCTAAGAATGTGGTTCTGGAGATACGTGGTGGCACAGGTGGCGATGAGGCCGCCATATTTGCAGGCGACCTTTTCAAGATGTACTCCAAGTACTGCGAGTCAAAGGGCTGGAATGTGGCTGTGACAAGTTGCAGTGAGGGTGCCGCAGGTGGCTATAAAGAGATTGTTGTAAGTGTGACCGGCGACAATGTGTACGGCACAATGAAATATGAGAGCGGTGTACATCGTGTTCAGCGAGTTCCCGCTACCGAGACTCAGGGCAGAGTCCACACCTCGGCTGCTACGGTAGCTGTGCTCCCTGAGGCTGAGCCTTTCGATGTGGAGATCAACGAGGGTGAGATAAAGTGGGACACATTCCGTTCCGGTGGTGCCGGAGGTCAGAATGTCAATAAGGTGGAGTCTGGGGTGCGTCTGCGCTATATGTGGCGCAATCCGAACACCGGCGAGACCGAGGAGATACTCATAGAATGTACCGAGACGCGTGACCAGCCCAAGAATAAGGAGAGGGCATTGAGCCGTCTGCGCACATTCATATACGATAAGGAGCATCAGAAATATATCGACGATATAGCTTCCCGCCGAAAGACCATGGTGTCGACCGGCGACCGTTCGGCTAAGATACGTACCTACAACTACCCTCAGGGGCGTATCACCGATCACCGTATAAATTATACCATATACAATCTTCAGGCATTTATGGACGGAGACATCCAGGATGTAATCGATCAGCTCACCATCGCGGAGAATGC